In one window of Egicoccus sp. AB-alg2 DNA:
- a CDS encoding response regulator transcription factor has translation MTPREARVLVVEDDDDTRDAITLALQSDGYRVHGEREAVGANRAAMALHPDLVVIDVRLGDGPDGFGLARALRTTTDTPLLFLSAAGSLENRLAGFSVGGDDYLTKPFAMEELLSRVRALLRRAGRRSATVWEIDDLVVDEAGHRVSRGGVEIDLTPTEFALLLAFCRRPGRVLSKGQLLNEVWGADWYSPNVVEVRISDLRRKLEALGPRLIQTVRGVGYVLRP, from the coding sequence ATGACACCACGCGAGGCCCGCGTGCTCGTGGTCGAGGACGACGATGACACCCGCGACGCCATCACGCTCGCGCTGCAGAGCGACGGATACCGCGTGCACGGCGAGCGGGAAGCCGTCGGCGCCAACCGCGCCGCCATGGCACTGCATCCGGACCTGGTCGTGATCGACGTCCGGCTCGGCGACGGTCCCGACGGCTTCGGGCTCGCACGCGCGTTGCGCACGACCACCGACACTCCGCTGCTGTTCCTGTCCGCGGCCGGATCCCTGGAGAACCGTCTCGCGGGCTTCAGCGTGGGTGGTGACGACTACCTGACCAAGCCCTTCGCCATGGAGGAGTTGCTCTCACGCGTTCGTGCGCTGCTGCGCCGCGCGGGCCGGCGGTCGGCGACCGTCTGGGAGATCGACGACCTCGTCGTGGACGAGGCCGGCCACCGCGTGTCCCGCGGGGGTGTCGAGATCGATCTCACCCCGACCGAGTTCGCCCTGCTGCTGGCGTTCTGCCGCCGTCCGGGCCGCGTCCTGTCCAAGGGGCAGCTGCTCAACGAGGTGTGGGGGGCCGACTGGTACTCGCCGAACGTCGTGGAGGTCCGGATCAGCGATCTGCGGCGCAAGTTGGAGGCGTTGGGGCCGCGCCTGATCCAGACGGTGCGGGGCGTCGGCTATGTCCTCCGCCCCTGA
- a CDS encoding Hpt domain-containing protein, protein MSGDPLAAAIAALWREVAPEQLAAAHELEAAATRVVAQPADAAAWERVRALAHRLAGTLGSFGQVEAGQLAERLEARVAGTTEPDAALREEAAQLARELRTALEAAA, encoded by the coding sequence ATGAGCGGGGACCCGCTGGCCGCCGCCATCGCCGCGCTCTGGCGCGAGGTGGCGCCCGAACAGCTCGCGGCGGCCCACGAGCTGGAGGCGGCGGCGACCCGGGTCGTCGCGCAGCCGGCCGACGCCGCCGCCTGGGAGCGGGTGCGTGCGCTGGCCCACCGGCTGGCGGGCACCCTCGGCTCGTTCGGGCAGGTCGAGGCGGGGCAGCTCGCCGAGCGTCTGGAGGCCCGCGTCGCGGGCACCACCGAGCCGGACGCCGCGCTGCGCGAGGAGGCCGCGCAGCTGGCCCGTGAGCTCCGCACGGCGCTGGAGGCCGCCGCCTGA
- a CDS encoding LCP family protein — MSADVDQDWGPSVRGRGRRRLPFVRVLAGVLLVLLVAVVLLAAWITSRIPKLDVDGLAGSGSPMHVLVVGSDSREALSPEERRELSTGSAEGERTDTIFLLSVRGGDAALLAFPRDLLVRRCDGSEGRINAAVAIDGPSCLVRSVRDLSGIPVQHYLQVTFGGFRDVVDAVGGVELCLEEAINDRDAGIDLPAGCQTLDGRDALGYVRVRKIDDDFGRIGRQQTFLRALAGEIAQPSTLFDPRRVLALSNEMGDAVATDRGLGMISLGRLAWGGRALADGRATMHVVPSEPGRTSGGADVLYVRQSEAEPLFAAFRDGSVLDTGPAQVTPGEVSVRVLNGAGVPGLAGQVGDLLDGRGYEVTEVGNADPTQRTVVRHPPGARPGAALIANDVPGGAQLEESRDVAQITLILGRDVVNAQ, encoded by the coding sequence GTGAGCGCCGACGTCGACCAGGACTGGGGCCCGAGCGTCCGTGGCCGCGGGCGTCGCCGGCTGCCGTTCGTGCGCGTGCTGGCGGGCGTGCTGCTCGTGCTCCTAGTCGCTGTCGTGCTGCTGGCCGCCTGGATCACCTCCCGCATCCCGAAGCTGGACGTCGACGGGCTGGCGGGCTCCGGCTCGCCGATGCACGTCCTGGTCGTCGGCTCCGACAGCCGGGAGGCGCTCTCGCCCGAGGAACGGCGGGAGTTGTCGACCGGCAGCGCGGAAGGCGAGCGCACCGACACGATCTTCCTCCTCAGCGTGCGCGGTGGTGACGCGGCCCTGCTGGCCTTCCCCCGCGACCTGCTGGTGCGTCGGTGCGACGGCTCCGAGGGACGCATCAACGCCGCCGTGGCCATCGACGGCCCGAGCTGCCTCGTGCGGTCCGTCCGGGATCTGTCCGGCATCCCGGTCCAGCACTACCTGCAGGTCACCTTCGGCGGTTTCCGCGACGTCGTCGACGCCGTCGGCGGGGTCGAGTTGTGTCTGGAGGAGGCGATCAACGACCGCGACGCGGGCATCGACCTCCCGGCGGGCTGCCAGACCCTCGACGGCCGTGACGCGCTGGGCTACGTCCGCGTCCGCAAGATCGACGACGACTTCGGCCGGATCGGCCGGCAGCAGACCTTCCTGCGGGCCCTCGCCGGCGAGATCGCGCAGCCCTCGACGCTGTTCGACCCCCGGCGCGTGCTCGCGCTCTCCAACGAGATGGGCGACGCGGTCGCGACCGACCGCGGGCTCGGCATGATCTCGCTCGGCCGCCTGGCGTGGGGTGGGCGGGCGCTGGCCGACGGGCGTGCGACCATGCACGTCGTCCCGTCCGAGCCGGGCCGAACCTCGGGCGGTGCCGACGTGCTGTACGTGCGCCAGTCGGAGGCCGAGCCGCTCTTCGCCGCCTTCCGCGACGGCAGCGTGCTGGACACGGGACCGGCCCAGGTCACCCCGGGCGAGGTGTCGGTCCGCGTCCTGAACGGCGCCGGTGTGCCCGGCCTCGCCGGCCAGGTCGGCGACCTGCTCGACGGGCGCGGCTACGAGGTCACGGAGGTCGGCAACGCCGACCCGACGCAGCGTACGGTGGTCCGCCATCCCCCCGGCGCACGTCCGGGTGCCGCGCTGATCGCCAACGACGTGCCCGGCGGCGCGCAGCTCGAGGAGTCGCGCGACGTCGCCCAGATCACGCTGATCCTGGGTCGCGACGTCGTCAACGCCCAGTAG
- a CDS encoding response regulator: MSPHVLVVDDEHAIRMVARLGLERVAGWSVSEAAGADAAVEAVAARRPDAVLLDVMMPDQDGLRTLARLRALPGGDELSVVFLTATAQRTEIERLRGLGVDGVIGKPFDPRSLAAEVSALLGWSPA, translated from the coding sequence TTGTCCCCGCACGTCCTGGTCGTCGACGACGAGCACGCGATCCGGATGGTCGCGAGGCTCGGCCTCGAACGCGTCGCGGGCTGGTCGGTGAGCGAGGCCGCGGGCGCCGACGCGGCCGTCGAGGCCGTCGCGGCCCGCCGACCGGACGCCGTGCTCCTGGACGTGATGATGCCCGACCAGGACGGCCTCCGGACGCTCGCCCGGCTACGCGCGCTGCCCGGCGGCGACGAGTTGTCCGTGGTGTTCCTCACCGCCACGGCGCAGCGGACCGAGATCGAGCGCCTGCGCGGGCTCGGTGTCGACGGCGTGATCGGCAAACCGTTCGATCCGCGGTCGTTGGCGGCGGAGGTGTCGGCGCTGCTCGGCTGGTCGCCGGCATGA
- the hrpB gene encoding ATP-dependent helicase HrpB yields MSCAPAPSGDLPVEAVLPAIRDGLHTAGAVVLEAPPGAGKTTRVPLDLLQAGLDGRLVLLEPRRVAARAAAQRLAAQLGEGVGATIGLTTRDERRVSRATRVEVVTEGVLLRRLQRDPALEGVGTLFFDEFHERNLESDLALAFALECRAALRDDLRLLVASATLDGGRVARLLRAGGSPAPAQVHTEGRQYPVEVQHRPRPAPGGLADAVADTVAEVLRDAPGDVLVFLPGVAEIRRTARALATRALPVRAEVRPLHGRLPPDEQDRALAPPSHGTRKVVLATDLAESSLTIEGVRVVVDAGLAREPRFDPRTGMTGLVTVPASRASADQRAGRAGRTAPGRCVRLWAASEHPGRDAFPRPAIRTDDLTGAALEVAAWGSPVQDLALLDQPDPAGWDRARATLADLGALDDDGRVTGHGRRLVALPVHPRLGHLLVRGHAAGLGALAVEVAAVLGDRDPVRVEPPASVVDLTVRLAALRGEDLPRDARLRAGARARLRREVARLRRACRDLPEPGAGRSARAGGDDAVGALLALGWPDRVASARGGRGSFLLANGRGARLPAEDLLAGESLLAVAAVDRGEREARIHLAAALDVEVLRRVLGDELHHVEEVAWRDGDVVAERREHLGALVLARRPLPDPPADAVLAALLDGLRTHGLDLLPWTPADRQLQARAGLLHRHLGEPWPDVSDEALLADLDTAVAPFLLGLRRRADLRRVRPADVLRARLPAGHEKQLDRLAPATLTVPSGSQVRLDYAGERPVLAVRLQELFGATATPTILDGRVPVLLHLLSPARRPVQITDDLAGFWDRAYPEVRAELRGRYPKHAWPEDPRSATPLRGTRRRGTATGR; encoded by the coding sequence ATGTCGTGTGCCCCCGCTCCGTCCGGTGACCTCCCCGTCGAGGCCGTGCTGCCCGCGATCCGTGACGGCCTCCACACCGCCGGTGCCGTGGTGCTGGAGGCGCCGCCCGGGGCCGGCAAGACCACGCGTGTCCCGCTCGACCTGCTGCAGGCGGGGCTCGACGGCCGACTCGTCCTGCTCGAGCCGCGACGGGTGGCCGCGCGGGCAGCGGCGCAGCGTCTGGCCGCGCAACTCGGCGAAGGGGTCGGGGCGACGATCGGGCTCACCACCCGTGACGAGCGCCGCGTGTCACGGGCCACGCGTGTCGAGGTCGTGACCGAGGGGGTGCTGCTGCGCCGCCTCCAGCGCGATCCGGCGCTCGAGGGCGTCGGCACGCTGTTCTTCGACGAGTTCCACGAACGCAACCTGGAGTCGGACCTGGCGCTCGCGTTCGCGCTGGAGTGCCGCGCGGCCCTGCGCGACGACCTGCGGCTGCTGGTCGCCTCGGCCACGCTCGACGGCGGACGGGTCGCGCGCCTGCTGCGTGCCGGCGGCTCGCCCGCGCCGGCCCAGGTGCACACCGAGGGCCGGCAGTATCCCGTCGAGGTCCAGCACCGGCCGCGGCCCGCGCCCGGCGGGCTCGCAGACGCCGTCGCCGACACGGTGGCCGAGGTCCTGAGGGACGCGCCTGGCGACGTGCTGGTGTTCCTCCCCGGCGTCGCGGAGATCCGCCGTACCGCCCGCGCCCTGGCGACGCGCGCCCTGCCCGTCCGTGCCGAGGTCCGCCCCCTGCACGGGCGCCTGCCGCCCGACGAGCAGGACCGGGCGCTTGCGCCGCCCTCCCACGGGACCCGCAAGGTCGTGCTCGCCACCGACCTGGCCGAGTCGAGCCTCACCATCGAGGGCGTCCGCGTCGTCGTCGACGCCGGACTGGCCCGCGAGCCGCGGTTCGACCCACGAACCGGGATGACCGGCCTCGTCACGGTCCCCGCCTCGCGGGCGTCCGCCGACCAGCGGGCGGGCCGGGCCGGGCGGACCGCCCCGGGCCGGTGCGTGCGGCTGTGGGCCGCGTCCGAGCATCCGGGCCGCGACGCCTTCCCACGTCCCGCAATCCGCACCGACGACCTGACCGGCGCCGCGCTGGAGGTGGCCGCCTGGGGCAGCCCCGTCCAGGACCTGGCGCTGCTCGACCAGCCCGACCCCGCCGGCTGGGACCGTGCCCGCGCCACGCTGGCCGACCTCGGCGCCCTCGACGACGACGGGCGGGTGACCGGCCACGGCCGCCGGCTGGTCGCGTTGCCGGTCCACCCGCGGCTGGGGCACCTGCTGGTGCGGGGCCACGCGGCCGGGCTGGGCGCACTGGCCGTCGAGGTGGCGGCCGTCCTGGGCGACCGCGATCCCGTGCGTGTGGAGCCGCCCGCCTCCGTCGTCGACCTGACCGTCCGGCTGGCCGCGCTGCGCGGCGAGGACCTGCCACGCGACGCGCGGCTCCGGGCCGGGGCGCGGGCACGTCTGCGCCGGGAGGTGGCCCGCCTGCGGCGCGCCTGCCGCGACCTGCCGGAACCGGGGGCCGGGCGCTCGGCACGCGCCGGCGGCGACGACGCGGTAGGGGCGCTGTTGGCACTCGGCTGGCCGGACCGGGTCGCCAGCGCCCGGGGCGGGCGCGGCAGCTTCCTGCTCGCCAACGGCCGTGGCGCCCGCCTGCCCGCGGAGGACCTGCTGGCCGGGGAGTCGCTGCTGGCGGTGGCCGCCGTCGACCGGGGCGAGCGGGAGGCGCGGATCCACCTGGCCGCGGCCCTGGACGTCGAGGTGCTGCGGCGGGTGCTGGGCGACGAGTTGCACCACGTCGAGGAGGTCGCCTGGCGCGACGGCGACGTCGTCGCCGAACGCCGCGAGCACCTCGGCGCGCTCGTGCTGGCCAGGCGGCCGCTGCCGGATCCACCTGCCGACGCCGTGCTGGCCGCGCTGCTCGACGGCCTGCGCACCCACGGCCTCGACCTGCTGCCGTGGACGCCGGCCGACCGGCAACTGCAGGCCCGCGCCGGCCTGCTGCACCGCCACCTCGGCGAGCCCTGGCCGGACGTGTCCGACGAGGCGCTGCTCGCCGACCTCGACACGGCCGTCGCACCGTTCCTGCTGGGACTACGGCGGCGCGCCGACCTGCGCCGTGTCCGGCCGGCCGACGTGCTGCGGGCCCGCCTGCCCGCGGGGCACGAGAAGCAACTGGACCGGCTGGCGCCGGCGACCCTGACCGTGCCGTCCGGCTCGCAGGTCCGGCTGGACTACGCGGGGGAGCGGCCGGTGCTCGCCGTGCGCCTGCAGGAACTGTTCGGCGCCACCGCCACACCGACGATCCTGGACGGCCGCGTGCCCGTGCTGCTGCACCTGCTCTCGCCCGCGCGCCGGCCGGTGCAGATCACCGACGACCTCGCCGGGTTCTGGGACCGTGCCTACCCCGAGGTGCGCGCGGAACTGCGCGGCCGCTACCCGAAGCACGCCTGGCCGGAGGACCCGCGGTCCGCAACCCCGCTGCGCGGGACGCGCCGACGCGGGACGGCTACTGGGCGTTGA
- a CDS encoding alpha/beta fold hydrolase, translating to MDAATAAPAWFSAAMADAPEAHHTTVEGARIAYLAWGRVGAPVLALVHGGAAHARWWAHLGPLLAEEHRVVAVDLSGHGDSDHRPRYRAEQWAREVMAVCAQERHGGGPPVVVGHSMGGFVTIVAAARHGEELAGAIVLDSPVRRADPESEEARRRGRNMFRQPKAYPDLATGMAHFHLVPPQPTTNGWLVAEVARHSLRRWEDGSWRWKFDPRVFVERTGPSRPSEYAADLSRAACRLAIVSGARSAIVDDDVIAQMRALVAGSPAAAAGVPFVRVPEAHHHLLLDQPLATVTALRAVLAAWWPVGTPPAPVPAPDRHPG from the coding sequence ATGGATGCCGCCACCGCCGCACCGGCGTGGTTCTCGGCGGCCATGGCCGACGCGCCCGAGGCGCACCACACGACGGTCGAGGGCGCACGCATCGCCTACCTGGCATGGGGACGGGTCGGCGCCCCGGTGCTGGCGCTCGTCCACGGCGGCGCCGCCCACGCCCGGTGGTGGGCCCACCTCGGCCCGCTGCTCGCCGAGGAGCACCGGGTCGTGGCGGTGGACCTGTCGGGTCACGGCGACAGCGACCACCGCCCGCGCTACCGCGCCGAGCAGTGGGCCCGTGAGGTGATGGCCGTCTGCGCGCAGGAGCGGCACGGCGGGGGACCGCCCGTCGTGGTCGGTCACTCCATGGGCGGCTTCGTGACGATCGTCGCGGCAGCCCGCCACGGCGAGGAACTCGCGGGCGCCATCGTGCTGGACTCGCCCGTCCGTCGCGCCGACCCCGAATCGGAGGAGGCGCGACGCCGGGGCCGCAACATGTTCCGCCAGCCCAAGGCCTACCCCGACCTCGCCACCGGCATGGCGCACTTCCACCTGGTACCGCCCCAGCCGACCACGAACGGGTGGCTGGTCGCGGAGGTCGCCCGCCACAGCCTGCGCCGATGGGAGGACGGCAGCTGGCGGTGGAAGTTCGATCCGCGGGTCTTCGTGGAGCGGACGGGCCCGAGCCGACCCAGCGAGTACGCCGCCGACCTGTCCCGGGCGGCCTGCCGGCTCGCGATCGTGTCGGGTGCCCGCTCTGCCATCGTCGACGACGACGTCATCGCACAGATGCGTGCGCTCGTCGCGGGCTCGCCGGCCGCCGCGGCCGGCGTGCCCTTCGTCCGGGTCCCCGAGGCGCACCACCACCTGCTGCTCGACCAGCCGCTGGCGACCGTGACCGCGCTGCGGGCGGTGCTGGCCGCCTGGTGGCCGGTCGGGACCCCGCCCGCACCCGTTCCGGCCCCCGACCGGCACCCCGGCTGA
- a CDS encoding histidine phosphatase family protein, giving the protein MELLLVRHAQPEWSRDRAARVDPGLTDRGQQQALRVARRLAREPFDRLLVSTATRARETAAPLRDLVPEVPAEERDWLHEIRMPSNWEGTPQEEVERVFREARVRGRQDWWEGIPGGESFRDFHARVTAGLDEELAKLGLERDPHGLWQLPDLLPRIVVVAHAGTNSVVLGHLLGLSPEPWEWERFSSDHASVTLLSTTRIASGHIFSLQRFSDVEHLPPELVTA; this is encoded by the coding sequence ATGGAACTCCTCCTCGTCCGCCACGCCCAGCCCGAGTGGTCGCGCGACCGTGCGGCCCGTGTCGACCCGGGCCTCACCGACCGCGGCCAGCAGCAGGCGCTGCGCGTCGCCCGACGCCTCGCGCGCGAGCCGTTCGACCGCCTGCTCGTCTCCACGGCCACGCGCGCCCGTGAGACCGCCGCGCCGCTGCGCGACCTGGTGCCCGAGGTCCCCGCCGAGGAGCGCGACTGGCTGCACGAGATCCGGATGCCCAGCAACTGGGAGGGCACCCCGCAGGAGGAGGTCGAACGCGTCTTCCGCGAGGCCCGGGTGCGCGGCCGTCAGGACTGGTGGGAGGGCATCCCGGGCGGCGAGAGCTTCCGCGACTTCCACGCCCGGGTGACCGCCGGCCTCGACGAGGAGCTGGCCAAGCTGGGGCTGGAACGCGACCCGCACGGCCTGTGGCAACTGCCGGACCTGTTGCCACGGATCGTCGTGGTCGCGCACGCGGGCACCAACAGCGTCGTGCTGGGGCATCTGCTGGGCCTCTCTCCCGAGCCGTGGGAGTGGGAGCGGTTCTCCTCCGACCACGCGTCCGTGACGCTGCTGTCCACCACCCGGATCGCCAGCGGCCACATCTTCAGCCTGCAACGCTTCAGCGACGTCGAGCACCTGCCCCCCGAACTCGTCACCGCGTGA
- a CDS encoding Crp/Fnr family transcriptional regulator yields MGIQADGRTVAVPLAGRDPTLVGELLAVGRTQTYPAGALVRGGPDRAEVHLVLCGAVELSLGSGARRVTATVVRPGEAFNDAHVFSGRPARFEARTLEYTQLLTVDGPALVDLVARHRRVALEWLRASAERSYELESRLIELLAHDVDTRLALLLLDEAEHGEVELSQSVLARLLGAHRTSVNRALKAFEAAGTIRLGYRRIEVLDPRALRATAGLEPVP; encoded by the coding sequence GTGGGCATCCAGGCCGATGGGCGCACGGTGGCGGTCCCGCTCGCCGGGCGCGATCCGACCCTGGTCGGGGAGTTGCTGGCCGTGGGGCGCACGCAGACCTATCCGGCCGGCGCGCTCGTCCGGGGCGGCCCGGACCGCGCCGAGGTCCACCTCGTGCTGTGTGGTGCCGTCGAGCTGTCGCTGGGCAGCGGCGCCCGGCGCGTCACGGCCACCGTGGTGCGGCCGGGCGAGGCCTTCAACGACGCCCACGTGTTCTCCGGCCGTCCCGCACGCTTCGAGGCCCGCACGCTCGAGTACACGCAGCTGCTGACCGTCGACGGGCCGGCGCTGGTCGACCTGGTCGCCCGCCACCGACGGGTCGCGCTGGAGTGGCTGCGTGCCAGCGCCGAGCGCTCCTACGAGCTCGAGTCGCGCCTGATCGAACTGCTCGCCCACGACGTCGACACCCGTCTCGCGCTGCTGCTGCTCGACGAAGCGGAGCACGGCGAGGTGGAGTTGAGCCAGTCGGTGCTCGCCCGGCTGCTCGGTGCCCACCGGACCAGCGTCAACCGGGCCCTGAAGGCCTTCGAGGCGGCCGGCACGATCCGGCTCGGCTACCGGCGGATCGAGGTGCTCGACCCCCGCGCCCTGCGTGCCACCGCCGGTCTGGAGCCCGTGCCGTGA
- a CDS encoding DMT family transporter, which produces MHAPARGSSGFAPADTGLLLALGGMWGLSFLFIELALRGLGPIWIVAGRTLVGTLVLLGALLVRRQRLPGSLRLWGHVAVLGVLSNAVPWAAVAAAQRAIPSGLAALLMALVPSSTFVVAATLRMERVTVARVAGLVLALSGVAIIVVPDLGDRGRVTAIGTVVVATLLYAGGAVYAKRFVSGAAAPLVVATGQVATAFLAAVPMALVLDGVPTTAALRWDVIGAVTALGVLGTGLAYLVFYMLIARVGATNTTLVTYLIPLVAVVAGALVLGERLGAGEWLGGAAIGLGIWLAQRRAAGPVEQLEELKT; this is translated from the coding sequence GTGCACGCGCCCGCCCGCGGTTCGTCCGGCTTCGCGCCGGCCGACACCGGCCTGCTCCTCGCCCTCGGTGGGATGTGGGGCCTGTCCTTCCTGTTCATCGAACTGGCGCTGCGTGGCCTCGGCCCGATCTGGATCGTCGCCGGCCGCACGCTGGTCGGCACGCTGGTGCTGCTCGGCGCCCTGCTCGTGCGCCGGCAGCGACTGCCGGGATCGCTGCGGCTGTGGGGACACGTCGCCGTGCTGGGCGTGCTGTCGAACGCGGTGCCGTGGGCGGCGGTCGCCGCCGCGCAGCGCGCCATCCCGTCCGGTCTCGCCGCGCTGCTGATGGCGCTGGTGCCATCGAGCACGTTCGTGGTCGCCGCCACCCTGCGGATGGAGCGCGTCACCGTGGCGCGGGTGGCCGGCCTGGTACTGGCGCTGTCGGGCGTCGCGATCATCGTGGTTCCCGACCTGGGCGACCGGGGCCGCGTCACGGCCATCGGCACGGTCGTCGTCGCCACGCTGCTGTACGCGGGCGGCGCGGTGTACGCCAAGCGGTTCGTGTCGGGTGCCGCCGCCCCCCTCGTCGTCGCCACCGGCCAGGTGGCGACCGCGTTCCTGGCGGCCGTCCCGATGGCGCTGGTGCTCGACGGCGTCCCGACGACGGCAGCGCTGCGGTGGGACGTGATCGGGGCGGTCACGGCGCTGGGCGTGCTCGGCACCGGCCTGGCCTACCTCGTCTTCTACATGCTGATCGCGCGGGTGGGCGCGACGAACACGACGCTGGTCACCTACCTGATCCCCCTGGTGGCGGTCGTCGCCGGGGCCCTCGTGCTCGGCGAGCGGCTGGGCGCCGGCGAATGGCTGGGGGGCGCCGCGATCGGCCTCGGGATCTGGCTCGCGCAGCGGCGCGCGGCCGGGCCCGTCGAGCAACTCGAGGAGCTGAAGACCTAG
- a CDS encoding ferrochelatase, whose translation MTTPYDAILLVSFGGPEQEADVLPFMENVTAGRGIPRERLEEVSQHYFQFGGRSPINDQNRALKAALEELLAAEGPDLPVFFGNRNWHPLLPDTLREMREAGVRRALCFVTSAYSSYSGCRQYREDLAAARAQVGDGAPELDKLRVYYNHPGFVEPQVSIIEDALATLPEDVRDTAHLVFTTHSIPRTMSRHCDYEAQHYETCRLVADAFPGRPWQLVFNSRSGPEHVPWLEPDVNDHLEDLAGRGVRAVVVVPIGFISDHMEVIYDLDVEAAGTAQRLGLAFTRAATVGTDARFVRGIRDLILERTDGATARALGTRGPNWDVCPVDCCFTPGQDARPTVAQAEPRRRPAATT comes from the coding sequence ATGACGACCCCCTACGACGCGATCCTGCTCGTCTCCTTCGGCGGACCGGAGCAGGAAGCCGACGTGCTCCCGTTCATGGAGAACGTCACCGCCGGTCGCGGCATCCCCCGCGAACGGCTCGAGGAGGTCAGCCAGCACTACTTCCAGTTCGGCGGCCGCTCCCCCATCAACGACCAGAACCGTGCGTTGAAGGCCGCACTCGAGGAGTTGCTGGCCGCCGAGGGTCCGGACCTGCCGGTCTTCTTCGGCAACCGCAACTGGCACCCGCTGCTGCCCGACACGCTGCGCGAGATGCGCGAGGCGGGTGTGCGGCGCGCATTGTGCTTCGTGACCAGTGCGTACTCGTCCTACTCGGGCTGCCGGCAGTACCGGGAGGATCTCGCCGCCGCCCGCGCCCAGGTCGGTGACGGCGCCCCCGAACTCGACAAGCTGCGCGTCTACTACAACCACCCCGGGTTCGTCGAACCGCAGGTGTCGATCATCGAGGACGCCCTCGCGACGCTGCCCGAGGACGTGCGCGACACGGCCCACCTGGTGTTCACCACGCACTCCATCCCGCGGACGATGTCGCGCCACTGCGACTACGAGGCACAGCACTACGAGACCTGCCGACTGGTGGCGGACGCGTTCCCGGGTCGCCCCTGGCAGCTGGTGTTCAACTCGCGATCGGGTCCCGAGCACGTCCCGTGGCTCGAGCCGGACGTCAACGACCACCTCGAGGACCTCGCCGGGCGGGGTGTGCGCGCCGTCGTGGTCGTGCCGATCGGGTTCATCTCCGACCACATGGAGGTCATCTACGACCTCGACGTCGAGGCGGCCGGCACCGCACAGCGGCTCGGCCTCGCGTTCACGCGGGCGGCGACGGTCGGCACCGACGCGCGGTTCGTCCGCGGCATCCGGGACCTGATCCTCGAGCGCACGGACGGTGCGACGGCCCGGGCGCTCGGGACGCGGGGACCGAACTGGGACGTGTGCCCGGTCGACTGCTGCTTCACCCCCGGGCAGGACGCCCGCCCCACGGTGGCGCAGGCCGAACCGCGCCGGCGCCCTGCCGCGACCACCTGA